From a region of the Triticum aestivum cultivar Chinese Spring chromosome 7D, IWGSC CS RefSeq v2.1, whole genome shotgun sequence genome:
- the LOC123164920 gene encoding bifunctional nuclease 2 isoform X2, producing MAMEGPILCRPIMQARLPAALVNNSLIKSGQLGTAFLGAVSKYRNITRLVSPISQSSSKNFGPICHSFSSSSDGNGYMAGNFNENDEDYVNSTVLEAVEVRSGSEGYIVKMRDGKNLRCVHNNSQGREIPESAPQPAIVLRIEDGSGTLLPIIVLEMPSVLLMAAIRHVHIARPTIYQVVKELIDKMGYEVKLVRVNKRIEEAYCAELYLTKIGDQTESITFDLRPSDAINIAVRCKVPIQVHRSLAYSDGIRSVEPAKLVATGGLSDGLLFTELDRPDGEPCVEAQEFSLVRNMFIAVVEERYKDAATWKDKLMRLRSKRKNWA from the exons ATGGCAATGGAGGGACCAATTCTTTGTCGCCCTATAATGCAAGCAAGGCTTCCTGCTGCCCTTGTCAACAACTCATTGATCAAATCTGGGCAGCTTGGCACTGCATTCTTGGGTGCTGTGTCTAAATACCGCAACATTACTAGACTAGTTTCTCCAATCTCTCAGTCATCTTCAAAGAACTTTGGTCCTATTTGTCATAGCTTCAGCTCCTCATCTGATGGTAATGGATACATGGCTGGAAACTTCAATGAAAATGATGAAGATTATGTTAATTCCACTGTGCTTGAAGCTG TTGAGGTCAGAAGTGGATCAGAAGGATATATAGTAAAGATGCGAGATGGGAAAAACCTGCGGTGTGTGCATAATAATTCTCAAGGGAGAGAGATTCCAGAGAGTGCACCACAACCTGCTATCGTTTTGAGAATTGAAGATGGAAGTGGAACTTTACTTCCAATCATTGTTT TGGAGATGCCAAGTGTACTTCTGATGGCTGCTATTCGCCATGTTCATATT GCAAGACCTACAATATATCAAGTTGTTAAGGAACTGATCGATAAGATGGGCTATGAG GTAAAACTTGTTCGGGTAAACAAAAGAATTGAAGAAGCATACTGTGCCGAGCTTTATCTAACAAAG ATTGGAGATCAAACAGAGAGTATAACATTTGATCTTCGGCCTTCGGATGCTATCAATATTGCTGTTCGCTGCAAG GTTCCTATACAAGTACATAGGAGTCTTGCATACAGCGACGGCATAAGATCAGTCGAGCCAGCAAAATTGGTGGCCACAGGTGGCCTTTCAGATGGTTTGTTGTTTACTGAACTTGACAG ACCTGATGGAGAGCCCTGCGTTGAAGCTCAAGAGTTTAGTTTGGTGCGAAACATGTTCATTGCAGTTGTTGAAGAGAGATACAAAGATGCAG CAACATGGAAGGACAAACTAATGAGGCTGAGATCTAAGCGGAAGAACTGGGCCTGA
- the LOC123164920 gene encoding bifunctional nuclease 2 isoform X1, which produces MIFCTLMAMEGPILCRPIMQARLPAALVNNSLIKSGQLGTAFLGAVSKYRNITRLVSPISQSSSKNFGPICHSFSSSSDGNGYMAGNFNENDEDYVNSTVLEAVEVRSGSEGYIVKMRDGKNLRCVHNNSQGREIPESAPQPAIVLRIEDGSGTLLPIIVLEMPSVLLMAAIRHVHIARPTIYQVVKELIDKMGYEVKLVRVNKRIEEAYCAELYLTKIGDQTESITFDLRPSDAINIAVRCKVPIQVHRSLAYSDGIRSVEPAKLVATGGLSDGLLFTELDRPDGEPCVEAQEFSLVRNMFIAVVEERYKDAATWKDKLMRLRSKRKNWA; this is translated from the exons ATGATCTTCT GCACATTGATGGCAATGGAGGGACCAATTCTTTGTCGCCCTATAATGCAAGCAAGGCTTCCTGCTGCCCTTGTCAACAACTCATTGATCAAATCTGGGCAGCTTGGCACTGCATTCTTGGGTGCTGTGTCTAAATACCGCAACATTACTAGACTAGTTTCTCCAATCTCTCAGTCATCTTCAAAGAACTTTGGTCCTATTTGTCATAGCTTCAGCTCCTCATCTGATGGTAATGGATACATGGCTGGAAACTTCAATGAAAATGATGAAGATTATGTTAATTCCACTGTGCTTGAAGCTG TTGAGGTCAGAAGTGGATCAGAAGGATATATAGTAAAGATGCGAGATGGGAAAAACCTGCGGTGTGTGCATAATAATTCTCAAGGGAGAGAGATTCCAGAGAGTGCACCACAACCTGCTATCGTTTTGAGAATTGAAGATGGAAGTGGAACTTTACTTCCAATCATTGTTT TGGAGATGCCAAGTGTACTTCTGATGGCTGCTATTCGCCATGTTCATATT GCAAGACCTACAATATATCAAGTTGTTAAGGAACTGATCGATAAGATGGGCTATGAG GTAAAACTTGTTCGGGTAAACAAAAGAATTGAAGAAGCATACTGTGCCGAGCTTTATCTAACAAAG ATTGGAGATCAAACAGAGAGTATAACATTTGATCTTCGGCCTTCGGATGCTATCAATATTGCTGTTCGCTGCAAG GTTCCTATACAAGTACATAGGAGTCTTGCATACAGCGACGGCATAAGATCAGTCGAGCCAGCAAAATTGGTGGCCACAGGTGGCCTTTCAGATGGTTTGTTGTTTACTGAACTTGACAG ACCTGATGGAGAGCCCTGCGTTGAAGCTCAAGAGTTTAGTTTGGTGCGAAACATGTTCATTGCAGTTGTTGAAGAGAGATACAAAGATGCAG CAACATGGAAGGACAAACTAATGAGGCTGAGATCTAAGCGGAAGAACTGGGCCTGA